A single window of Pelotomaculum isophthalicicum JI DNA harbors:
- the thrS gene encoding threonine--tRNA ligase: MSAVDNIKIVLPDGAEREYPAGTTLFEIAKSTSPRLAKEALIARVNGELMDLANPMMADASVEFLSFEDEAGKRAYRHSTAHVMAQAVQKLFPGTKFAIGPAIADGYYYDFDTSETFTPDDLGKIEKEMEAIIKADYPFERFELPRTQALDFFKENGQNYKVELIEDLPADTVLSFYKQGDFTDLCAGPHVPSTGRLKSVKLMNVAGAYWRGNERNKMLQRIYGTSFPKKSMLDEYLFRIEEAKRRDHRKLGAELDLFSIMDEGPGFPFFHPKGMILRNELEKYWREEHQKRGYQEIRTPIILNRSLWENSGHWDHYRENMYFTKIDEGDYAVKPMNCPGSILIYKNKLHSYRELPIRLAELGLVHRHELSGVLHGLMRVRCFTQDDAHIFMLPEQIKEEIIGVIDLVNDFYKVFGFNYFVELSTKPEKAMGSDEIWDMATDVLRDALDARGLKYKVNEGDGAFYGPKIDFHLEDSLGRTWQCGTIQLDFQMPEKFNLSYVGEDGQKHQPVMIHRVVFGSIERFIGILTEHFAGAFPTWLAPVQVRVIPITDRHAEYARNVVKRLEEAGIRVELDTRNEKVNYKIREAQTHKIPYMLITGDKEIERDGVAVRHRAKGDLGAMPLGEFEGKLLEEIRTKER, translated from the coding sequence ATGAGTGCTGTCGATAATATTAAAATTGTTTTACCTGATGGAGCAGAGAGAGAATACCCGGCGGGAACAACTCTTTTTGAAATAGCGAAGAGCACTAGCCCCCGCTTGGCCAAAGAGGCTCTTATCGCCAGAGTGAACGGCGAGTTGATGGATTTGGCGAATCCCATGATGGCTGATGCTTCCGTGGAGTTTCTTTCCTTTGAAGATGAGGCGGGGAAACGGGCTTACCGCCACAGTACCGCGCATGTTATGGCGCAAGCGGTGCAAAAGTTGTTTCCCGGCACAAAGTTCGCAATCGGGCCGGCTATCGCCGATGGCTATTATTATGACTTTGATACCAGTGAAACGTTTACACCGGATGATTTGGGTAAAATAGAGAAAGAGATGGAAGCCATAATCAAGGCCGATTATCCGTTTGAGCGTTTTGAACTCCCCCGGACGCAAGCCCTGGATTTCTTTAAAGAAAACGGGCAGAACTACAAAGTTGAATTGATCGAGGACCTGCCGGCTGACACTGTACTCTCATTCTATAAACAGGGTGATTTTACCGATTTATGCGCGGGACCTCATGTTCCTTCCACCGGGAGACTTAAATCTGTAAAATTAATGAACGTGGCAGGCGCGTATTGGCGGGGCAATGAGAGAAACAAAATGCTTCAGCGTATTTACGGCACATCGTTTCCGAAAAAATCCATGCTTGATGAATATCTTTTCCGGATTGAAGAGGCCAAACGGCGCGATCACCGCAAGCTCGGAGCCGAACTGGATTTGTTCAGCATCATGGATGAGGGGCCTGGTTTTCCTTTTTTCCATCCTAAGGGAATGATTCTGCGTAACGAACTGGAGAAATATTGGCGGGAAGAACATCAAAAGAGGGGCTACCAGGAAATACGCACACCGATTATTCTAAACAGGTCTTTGTGGGAGAATTCAGGACACTGGGATCACTACCGCGAGAATATGTATTTCACGAAGATAGATGAAGGTGATTACGCGGTTAAGCCGATGAACTGTCCGGGCAGTATCCTGATCTACAAGAACAAGCTGCACAGTTACCGCGAACTGCCGATCAGGCTTGCCGAGCTGGGCCTGGTGCACCGTCACGAGCTTTCCGGCGTGCTGCATGGTTTGATGCGGGTGCGGTGCTTTACTCAAGACGATGCCCATATTTTTATGCTCCCGGAGCAGATTAAAGAGGAAATTATCGGGGTTATCGACTTGGTAAACGATTTTTATAAAGTATTTGGTTTTAACTACTTTGTGGAACTGTCCACAAAACCTGAAAAAGCGATGGGATCGGATGAAATCTGGGATATGGCCACCGATGTGCTGCGGGACGCTCTTGACGCCAGGGGATTGAAATATAAAGTCAATGAAGGGGACGGAGCGTTTTACGGCCCCAAGATCGATTTCCATCTGGAAGATTCGCTTGGCCGCACCTGGCAGTGCGGCACTATCCAGCTGGACTTTCAGATGCCGGAGAAATTTAACTTGAGCTACGTGGGTGAGGATGGTCAAAAACACCAGCCCGTGATGATCCATAGGGTGGTTTTCGGCAGTATTGAAAGATTTATCGGCATTCTGACAGAACACTTTGCCGGGGCTTTTCCAACCTGGCTGGCGCCGGTCCAGGTGCGTGTGATTCCTATCACCGACCGGCACGCTGAGTATGCCCGCAATGTCGTCAAGAGGTTGGAGGAAGCCGGCATCAGAGTTGAACTGGATACGCGTAATGAAAAAGTAAATTATAAAATACGTGAAGCGCAAACCCATAAGATACCTTATATGCTGATTACCGGGGACAAAGAAATAGAGCGGGACGGCGTTGCCGTGCGGCACCGCGCCAAGGGCGATCTCGGGGCCATGCCGCTCGGTGAGTTTGAAGGGAAACTGCTGGAAGAGATCAGGACCAAAGAACGTTAA
- the brxF gene encoding BREX-3 system P-loop-containing protein BrxF, with the protein MSDNSGYTIKKELEQIRYRRHQLLIICGVNRTKIIQDITRELAIPRINLSLKLSEELLEVPVARRSRKVSQLVDKLVSESTGEILCFEHIELLFHPLLQQDPMRILENISRNKIILVSWNGHYANGRLTYAEPEHPEYRAYNELEASVFAID; encoded by the coding sequence ATGTCAGATAATTCCGGCTATACCATTAAAAAAGAGTTGGAACAAATCCGGTACCGCCGGCACCAACTGTTGATAATTTGCGGCGTTAATCGTACTAAAATTATCCAGGATATAACCAGAGAACTTGCTATTCCCCGTATAAACCTGAGTTTAAAATTAAGCGAAGAATTGCTGGAGGTGCCGGTTGCCCGGCGCAGCCGGAAAGTAAGCCAATTAGTAGATAAGTTAGTAAGCGAGAGTACAGGGGAAATCTTATGCTTTGAACATATCGAATTACTGTTCCATCCATTGTTGCAACAAGACCCTATGAGGATATTGGAAAATATCAGCCGCAACAAAATTATTCTTGTTTCCTGGAACGGTCATTATGCAAATGGCAGATTAACCTATGCCGAGCCGGAACACCCGGAATATCGCGCGTATAACGAACTGGAAGCGAGCGTTTTTGCCATTGACTGA
- a CDS encoding DUF6079 family protein: protein MKYSDLIHFEPIESVVQLRESNSKEYAFQLLDTYVISERMAESIDEIIIEQLQYDHHADNKGLLVVGNYGTGKSHLMSVIATIAEQEGVSERITDKRVASKAKEIEGKFQVIRTEIGASIMSLRDILCGYIEDHLAEIGVDYQFPPANQVRNNKDAFIGMMAAFHEVYPGHGLLLVVDELLDYLRARKEQEIILDLGFLREVGEICRTTRFRFIAGIQEMLFDNPKFQFVAGQLRRVRERFEQVQIIREDIAYVVSQRLLKKDDRQKALIREHLQKFSALYEKLNERLEEYVSLFPIHPAYLSTFEKVMVAEKRVILKTISYEMKKLLNREVPGDQPGLISYDSYWPYIENDPSLKSNPDIREVMSKSKILQDRIQNAFTRPVYKPMALRIVRALSVHRLTTGDINARLGVTSEELRDNLFLYVALPEEDSTFLRTTIETVLKEILKTVSWQFISFNEANGQYYLDLGKVEAIDDLIEQKAGGLTTEQLDRYYFEALALVTDSAKNTYVTNYRIWQHELPWWECKVTRQGYLFFGAPNERSTAQPPRDFYIYMLQPFDPPKFKDEERADEVFFKLKHKDEMFLRALSLYAGAKELSAVAASGTKHLYEGRAGDNLKLLTKWLRENLLSAFEVTYKGITKKVVDWVKTMPPQASVREIIDAVAAACLSSCFEEKYPDYPHFSKLNMPLTRENLPGYVQDALKSIAGAKTKSGTAILDGLVLLENEKLAPRRSGYARWILDKLAEKAHGQVVNQSEFIETVYSCQGTEDIKLTTAFKLEPELLVVLLAALVYSGDIVVTVSGITYDAMKMEQLIKLPLRELKDFSHIKKPSGLPVPALQALFDLFGISDALLQQNALAKGIEELHKYANNRLINTVNILQVVRTGIPCWDGVILSAAEQRQYKEKLEDLKAFLEAVLVYNTPAKLHNFKFTVEQVTEKREALNLVKQLAELQQRVTQISSQANYLVAAQQHLPLDHQWQEDVEVALGDLLHALKGGKSCEAELKQIRVLKEQYQEFYLVMHNRARLNATEENQKNILLNDPGVSALKQLATIDLLPENQLSRLLNRVNSLKTCWSLTRKDLEYHSICPHCKFRPKDEQPGAVKNLNGLADKLQGLLDDWTGMLLDYFNDPEVKENITLLKPEQQELVNALQVQKELTLPIDIKLVQAIKELLQGIERIEITMDDLTEMAGNGSPLTVEEVRQRLEKLLKDRIGSQAANRVRIMLGHK, encoded by the coding sequence ATGAAGTATAGTGATCTTATTCATTTTGAACCTATTGAATCAGTAGTACAGTTGCGGGAATCAAACTCAAAGGAATATGCCTTCCAGTTATTAGATACTTATGTCATTTCAGAACGTATGGCGGAGTCCATCGATGAAATCATTATCGAACAGCTTCAATACGACCACCATGCTGATAATAAGGGGCTTTTGGTAGTCGGCAACTACGGAACCGGAAAATCTCACCTGATGAGTGTTATAGCCACCATTGCCGAGCAAGAGGGAGTCAGTGAACGTATAACCGATAAACGGGTAGCGTCCAAAGCAAAGGAAATCGAAGGCAAATTTCAGGTGATCCGTACCGAGATTGGCGCTTCCATCATGTCCTTGCGGGATATCCTTTGCGGCTACATCGAGGACCACCTGGCTGAAATCGGTGTGGATTATCAATTCCCCCCGGCCAATCAGGTGCGTAACAATAAAGACGCCTTTATTGGAATGATGGCGGCCTTCCATGAAGTATATCCCGGCCATGGTTTACTGCTGGTGGTGGACGAACTGTTGGATTATTTACGGGCACGCAAAGAGCAGGAGATTATCCTGGATTTAGGCTTTTTGCGCGAGGTGGGCGAAATCTGCCGCACCACACGCTTCCGCTTCATTGCCGGTATACAGGAAATGTTATTTGACAACCCCAAATTTCAATTTGTAGCCGGGCAGTTGCGCCGGGTCCGGGAACGTTTCGAGCAAGTGCAAATCATACGGGAAGATATCGCCTATGTGGTATCCCAACGACTGTTAAAGAAAGATGATCGCCAAAAGGCTCTTATTCGTGAGCACCTGCAAAAGTTTTCCGCCCTTTATGAAAAATTGAATGAGCGCCTGGAAGAATATGTTTCTCTATTTCCCATCCACCCGGCTTATTTGTCTACCTTTGAAAAGGTTATGGTGGCGGAAAAACGTGTAATTCTTAAAACCATCAGTTATGAAATGAAAAAACTCCTGAACCGGGAAGTTCCCGGTGATCAACCTGGTTTAATATCCTATGACAGCTACTGGCCATATATTGAAAATGATCCCTCACTGAAAAGCAACCCCGATATCAGAGAAGTTATGAGCAAATCCAAAATATTACAGGACCGCATTCAAAATGCCTTTACCCGTCCGGTTTATAAACCAATGGCTTTGCGCATTGTCCGGGCACTGTCCGTGCACCGGTTAACCACCGGGGATATTAACGCCAGGCTGGGTGTTACCTCAGAAGAACTGCGGGATAACCTCTTTCTTTATGTGGCGTTGCCGGAGGAAGATTCAACATTTTTGCGCACCACCATTGAAACAGTGTTAAAAGAGATTTTAAAAACCGTAAGCTGGCAGTTTATTTCCTTTAATGAAGCCAATGGCCAGTATTATTTGGATTTAGGCAAAGTAGAGGCCATTGACGATTTGATTGAGCAAAAGGCCGGGGGGCTAACAACAGAGCAATTGGATCGCTACTATTTTGAAGCGCTTGCCCTGGTGACCGACAGCGCCAAAAATACCTACGTTACCAACTACCGCATCTGGCAGCATGAACTGCCCTGGTGGGAATGTAAGGTAACACGCCAGGGATACCTGTTCTTCGGCGCGCCCAATGAGCGTTCCACCGCCCAGCCGCCCCGGGATTTTTATATCTATATGCTGCAGCCTTTTGATCCGCCGAAGTTTAAAGACGAGGAGCGGGCAGACGAAGTATTCTTTAAGTTAAAGCACAAAGACGAGATGTTCCTGCGGGCTCTTTCCCTCTATGCCGGCGCCAAGGAATTGAGCGCCGTCGCCGCTTCAGGAACCAAGCATTTATATGAAGGGCGCGCCGGGGATAATTTAAAGCTGCTGACCAAGTGGCTGCGGGAAAACCTTTTGAGTGCTTTTGAAGTCACTTATAAAGGCATCACCAAAAAGGTGGTTGACTGGGTTAAAACTATGCCGCCCCAAGCCAGTGTAAGGGAAATTATTGATGCTGTGGCCGCCGCCTGCTTGTCATCCTGCTTTGAAGAAAAATACCCGGATTACCCCCATTTCAGCAAGTTGAATATGCCTTTAACCAGGGAAAATCTGCCCGGGTATGTGCAGGATGCTTTAAAAAGTATTGCCGGAGCTAAAACCAAGAGCGGGACGGCCATTCTGGACGGACTGGTGCTGCTGGAAAATGAAAAGTTGGCTCCCCGCCGGTCCGGCTATGCCAGATGGATTTTAGATAAACTGGCGGAAAAGGCGCATGGTCAGGTAGTAAACCAGTCGGAGTTCATAGAAACGGTCTACAGTTGTCAGGGAACAGAGGATATAAAGTTAACCACCGCCTTTAAATTGGAACCGGAACTGCTGGTGGTGTTGCTGGCAGCGCTGGTCTACAGCGGCGATATTGTGGTGACAGTATCAGGGATCACCTATGATGCCATGAAGATGGAGCAGTTAATCAAGCTGCCCTTAAGGGAACTTAAGGATTTCAGCCATATTAAAAAGCCCAGCGGGCTGCCGGTGCCCGCTTTACAGGCACTCTTTGACCTGTTTGGTATTTCCGACGCGCTGTTGCAACAAAATGCCCTGGCGAAGGGTATTGAAGAGTTGCATAAGTATGCCAACAACCGGTTAATCAATACTGTAAACATTTTGCAGGTGGTTCGCACAGGCATTCCCTGCTGGGACGGCGTTATTTTATCCGCCGCCGAACAGCGGCAGTATAAAGAGAAGCTGGAAGATCTAAAAGCCTTCCTTGAGGCAGTGCTGGTTTACAACACTCCTGCCAAATTACACAACTTTAAGTTTACCGTAGAACAAGTGACCGAAAAGCGAGAAGCGCTTAACTTAGTTAAACAGTTGGCAGAGTTGCAGCAGCGGGTGACACAAATCTCCAGTCAGGCCAACTATCTAGTTGCCGCCCAGCAGCATTTACCCCTGGACCACCAGTGGCAGGAGGATGTGGAAGTAGCCCTTGGCGACTTGCTTCATGCCCTGAAAGGGGGGAAATCCTGCGAGGCGGAACTGAAGCAAATCCGGGTATTGAAGGAACAGTACCAGGAATTTTATTTGGTCATGCACAACAGAGCCAGGCTGAATGCCACTGAGGAGAATCAAAAAAATATTTTGCTGAATGATCCGGGGGTATCCGCTTTAAAACAACTGGCTACAATTGATTTACTGCCGGAAAACCAGTTAAGCCGGTTGTTAAACCGGGTTAATTCCCTGAAAACCTGCTGGAGCTTGACTAGAAAAGACCTGGAATATCATTCCATCTGCCCGCATTGCAAGTTCCGTCCCAAAGACGAGCAGCCCGGCGCGGTGAAAAACCTGAACGGCCTGGCGGACAAGCTGCAAGGACTTCTGGACGATTGGACCGGGATGCTGCTGGATTACTTCAACGACCCGGAAGTAAAGGAAAATATCACTTTATTGAAACCGGAGCAGCAAGAGTTAGTCAACGCGCTGCAGGTGCAAAAGGAATTAACACTGCCTATTGATATTAAACTGGTTCAAGCCATTAAGGAACTTTTACAGGGTATTGAGCGGATAGAAATTACCATGGACGATTTAACGGAGATGGCGGGCAACGGCAGTCCCCTGACCGTCGAAGAGGTAAGGCAGCGTTTAGAGAAGTTATTGAAGGATCGCATAGGCTCCCAAGCTGCCAACCGTGTACGCATTATGCTCGGTCATAAGTAA
- a CDS encoding DNA methyltransferase gives MVFKDTKQITMLDHEQDTEDQPVTCLGMTFADDEARRAYFTEELRRRLPELRQMEGFPIGEDEDILALSDPPYYTACPNPFIPDFIKYWKEEKRKLYGEDQEEYHREPFAADVSEGKNDPIYNAHSYHTKVPHKAIMRYILHYTEPGDVVFDGFCGTGMTGVAAQLCGDQSVIASLGYKLTEDGYILDENKQTVSRFGCRHPVLNDLSPAATLIAAGYNLTADAKGFARHAKMLLDKFNSEYGWMYETRDPKTGAVCPVDFTVWTEVFNCPHCSGELEFWSLAYDEASGKFEDRLTCPHCSADISKRDLVRLTTTYYDNTVGSIRTRQVLRPVDIRYQHMGVKKSKKPDQDDNAVLERVEKLMEDIYYPTELMMFVPEGEEWGDDFRPTISRVHDFHLPRQLVAFSLLWQMTDDLPSEEMKRLWRFTLQSVLVSFTRRNRFLKNAYSQVNRALSGTLYMGSTVSEPSPTYVLTGKIKRFGNAIPKGGSPAVITTQSLASVLIPDNCVDYVFIDPPFGDNLPYAELNFLWEAWLRVFTNAGQDAIVSRKWKKDLAVYTNMMTSCLKQVYRILKPGRWVTVEFHNSKNAVWTAIQEALGRAGFIIADVSVLDKGMRTKKQLHARAVDKDLVISAYKPNGGLEQRFQLIAGTEEGVWDFVRTHLRRLPVFIVKDGTGQVIAERQQVLLFDRMVAFHVQRGVTVPLSAGEFYQGLAQRFPERDGMYFLMDQVVEYERLRVASREIIQPEFFVSDESSAIQWLKEQLARKPQTFRELQPQFMRETQGGWHKYEKPLELSVLLEQNFLRYDGSDELPSQIHSYLSTNFKDLRKLAKDDETLRSRGKDRWYVPDPNKQADLEKLREKSLLREFASYIEEIKKSKRKLKLFRTEAIRAGFRKAWGDNDYQTIVEIGRRLPESVLQEDDKLLMYYDNAQIRLGM, from the coding sequence TTGGTTTTCAAGGATACGAAACAAATAACGATGTTAGATCATGAGCAAGACACCGAAGATCAACCGGTAACCTGCCTGGGGATGACCTTTGCCGATGACGAGGCCCGCCGGGCGTATTTTACGGAGGAACTGCGCAGAAGACTGCCTGAATTAAGACAAATGGAAGGGTTTCCGATTGGTGAGGATGAAGACATCCTCGCCCTTTCGGACCCGCCTTATTATACTGCTTGCCCGAATCCGTTCATACCGGATTTTATTAAATATTGGAAAGAGGAAAAGAGAAAGTTATATGGTGAAGACCAAGAGGAGTATCACAGGGAACCTTTTGCCGCGGATGTATCGGAAGGGAAGAATGACCCGATTTATAACGCGCATAGTTACCATACCAAGGTGCCTCATAAGGCGATTATGCGGTACATCCTGCATTACACAGAGCCGGGAGACGTGGTCTTTGACGGGTTTTGCGGAACGGGGATGACGGGGGTAGCGGCCCAACTGTGTGGAGACCAAAGCGTAATTGCTTCACTTGGCTATAAGTTGACCGAAGATGGGTACATCCTGGATGAAAACAAGCAGACGGTCTCTCGGTTTGGATGCCGGCACCCTGTTCTGAACGACCTTTCGCCCGCCGCAACTTTGATCGCCGCAGGCTATAACCTGACAGCCGATGCAAAAGGGTTCGCCCGGCATGCCAAGATGCTTTTGGACAAGTTCAACAGTGAATACGGGTGGATGTATGAAACGCGGGACCCCAAAACTGGCGCAGTTTGTCCGGTTGACTTCACAGTTTGGACCGAAGTATTCAACTGTCCTCATTGCTCCGGGGAATTGGAATTCTGGAGTCTGGCCTATGACGAGGCGTCAGGGAAGTTTGAAGACCGACTCACCTGTCCTCACTGTTCGGCGGATATTTCTAAACGTGACCTCGTTAGACTCACAACCACTTACTACGACAATACGGTCGGGTCAATCCGGACGCGGCAGGTCTTGCGTCCGGTCGATATCCGATACCAGCACATGGGAGTCAAGAAGAGCAAAAAACCTGATCAAGATGATAATGCCGTCCTGGAGAGAGTTGAAAAACTGATGGAGGATATCTATTACCCCACTGAATTGATGATGTTTGTTCCGGAGGGGGAAGAATGGGGCGATGACTTTCGACCAACAATCAGCCGTGTTCACGATTTTCATTTGCCGCGCCAGCTCGTCGCCTTCTCTCTGCTATGGCAAATGACGGATGACCTCCCCAGTGAGGAAATGAAGCGGCTCTGGCGGTTTACATTACAGAGCGTCCTTGTGAGCTTCACCCGCCGAAATAGGTTTTTAAAGAATGCCTATTCTCAGGTTAATCGTGCACTGAGCGGTACGTTGTATATGGGCTCAACAGTCAGCGAGCCAAGCCCCACCTATGTATTGACCGGCAAGATTAAAAGATTTGGCAACGCTATTCCAAAGGGCGGCTCTCCGGCAGTCATAACCACGCAATCTCTCGCCTCAGTGTTGATTCCGGATAACTGCGTCGATTACGTGTTCATCGATCCGCCCTTCGGCGACAACTTACCCTATGCCGAGTTGAATTTCCTGTGGGAGGCGTGGCTTCGGGTATTCACCAATGCTGGTCAGGATGCGATTGTCAGTAGGAAGTGGAAAAAAGACTTGGCCGTTTACACGAACATGATGACGTCCTGTCTGAAACAGGTTTATCGCATCCTCAAGCCGGGCCGGTGGGTTACGGTGGAATTTCACAATTCAAAGAACGCCGTATGGACTGCGATACAAGAAGCACTGGGACGCGCCGGCTTCATCATTGCTGACGTAAGTGTCCTCGACAAGGGGATGAGGACCAAGAAGCAGTTGCATGCCAGAGCGGTTGACAAAGACCTGGTCATATCGGCCTACAAACCGAACGGCGGGCTCGAGCAAAGATTCCAGCTCATAGCCGGAACTGAAGAAGGGGTCTGGGATTTTGTCCGGACTCACCTGCGCCGGCTCCCCGTCTTTATTGTCAAAGACGGGACAGGACAAGTGATAGCGGAAAGACAGCAGGTCTTATTATTCGACCGCATGGTTGCTTTTCATGTTCAACGTGGAGTTACCGTTCCCCTGTCTGCAGGCGAATTTTATCAGGGGCTGGCCCAGCGCTTTCCCGAGCGTGACGGCATGTACTTCCTGATGGACCAGGTGGTTGAATACGAGCGCCTGCGTGTGGCCTCCCGTGAGATAATACAACCCGAATTCTTTGTCTCCGATGAATCATCGGCCATCCAATGGCTCAAAGAGCAGCTTGCCAGAAAACCACAGACTTTCAGGGAGCTTCAGCCGCAGTTTATGCGTGAAACGCAAGGTGGTTGGCATAAATACGAGAAACCTCTGGAGCTTTCGGTATTGCTCGAGCAAAACTTCCTTCGCTACGACGGCAGTGATGAATTACCCAGCCAGATTCACAGCTACCTGTCTACGAATTTCAAGGACCTCAGAAAATTGGCCAAGGACGATGAGACCCTTCGTAGTAGAGGGAAGGATCGCTGGTATGTTCCGGACCCCAATAAACAGGCTGACTTGGAGAAGTTGCGCGAGAAATCCCTGCTGCGCGAATTCGCTTCATATATTGAAGAAATAAAGAAAAGCAAGAGAAAATTAAAGCTGTTTCGTACCGAGGCCATCCGGGCCGGCTTTAGAAAGGCCTGGGGAGATAATGATTATCAAACAATTGTCGAGATTGGCCGGCGTTTGCCGGAAAGCGTCCTGCAAGAGGACGATAAATTGTTGATGTACTACGACAACGCGCAAATCCGGCTGGGGATGTAA
- a CDS encoding HEPN domain-containing protein: MSLAGSAGLLEKCTKELRDLLRRLSLYYIETRYPDKRAVLEAKCTKEHTKEILERSKGAVKWLKNMLK; encoded by the coding sequence GTGTCATTAGCTGGTAGTGCCGGCTTGCTTGAAAAATGTACAAAAGAGCTGAGGGACTTGTTACGCCGTCTTTCTCTATATTATATTGAAACTAGGTATCCCGATAAACGTGCCGTTCTGGAAGCCAAATGCACTAAAGAGCATACGAAAGAAATTCTGGAACGCTCAAAGGGGGCTGTGAAATGGTTAAAAAACATGTTGAAGTAG
- a CDS encoding nucleotidyltransferase domain-containing protein: MVKKHVEVVVGEFIKALKSRNIRVEKAILFGSYAKGSAGKDSDIDIAVISPDFGQDYVEEAVMLKEISEDIDLDISPRPYSLEEYKNIKKGQFLYDEIILKGKLIVS; this comes from the coding sequence ATGGTTAAAAAACATGTTGAAGTAGTTGTGGGTGAATTTATAAAGGCTTTAAAAAGTAGGAACATTCGTGTTGAAAAAGCCATCTTGTTTGGGTCTTATGCAAAAGGGAGCGCGGGTAAAGATAGTGATATTGATATTGCTGTAATTTCTCCGGACTTTGGCCAAGACTATGTGGAGGAAGCAGTTATGCTTAAAGAAATCAGTGAAGATATTGATTTAGATATTTCTCCAAGACCCTATTCTCTGGAAGAATATAAAAATATCAAGAAAGGACAATTCCTTTATGACGAGATTATTTTAAAGGGTAAACTGATTGTAAGCTAA